CCATTCTAATAGTGtaacactagagggcgcacttctaTTTAACAAAGGACACAACAGTGTTGACCACTTGCACTGACGTCACACGCAGGCTATATCGGGGTACCTTacccccaaccctaaccctaaccctaaccctaacccttaccctaaccctaaccctaaccctaaccctaatcctaaccctaaccctaacctaagcCATGACCGTAATCATAACCAAAACCCTAAACCTAACCCTTAACCTAAACCCTAACCAAAACCATAACCAAAAATGGTGCGCATCATCCTCGCTCAATTAATGGGCAAGTGTCGTATCGATATCTCTCGTCACAAATCCCTGGAAAAGAATCAGTGAGTGCGAAATAACACTGATTGCCAAAGAACGAGTCCGTGTGCCCACTTGTTAAAAAAAGATACAAGGTATTCTAGTAAACAACGGTCGGTGAGATCACTTGGAACGAGGCTAGATGGGCACGCACCTCACCTAAAATACGCGTTGCTCAGCAATACCAAGAAGATTCTGACACAAAGCATGCTGTTTGTGTTTtgcatgtttgctggcaaaaaaaaacgaaatgaaatgaaatgctttaaagCAAGATTAATCATTTGTGACGTTTTTAGTTAAATTGGGTAAAAAGTACATTCTAAAGCAGGTTTACACCACCTTTGCTTTCACGCTGCACCTTTAAACACAATGGGCACATTGCAAAAGTGCCCGCCAAGCTTTTCTTAGATAGTTCATGCAGAATAATCGGCAACAAGGCAATGTTTTCTCAACCAATAGAAAATATAACATTTGATGGTGCCTCCTTCTGTTCGGGTTAGCGTAGTGGTAATtatccttgccttccacctttAGGACCCCGGTTCACATCACACTGGGAGGGGCACTGCGTAGACGAGCTTCCAGTCCAAAATGAAGATCAAAATCTTCTCCGAACCGGAacggttataaaaaaaaacaattaccgtttttttttcaaaccttttttttgtttagctttaCAGTGGCCGGAAAGGCAATGACAATTCTTCTTCAACCAAAAGTGTTAAAAATGGCAGAAATGCATGTCTGTTAAAGTAATCCCTGTGCTTATCCGTGACAAGTAAACCTCCCCATTTTCCGCTAAAGgtgttttgttgttaaaattTGTTAATATTGTTATCCCAGTTATACGAACAGGCAAAGCGATATTATTTTCCAAGCAAACAGAGACCCACACGACCCGTGTCCATAAACAAATCGTGGTCTAAAccacgattttgtttttatattttactatTATCATTTAACATTGTTGAGCTAGTTAATACCAGTGTAGTTTTAACAGCACAATAATAATTAGTGCAATAACTGCATGCAAATAACCAGGCAAAGGCACAGGATGCAAGTTCACATTATTGGTAACCCATTTACACGTGTTGTGCCCTTATCAAAACCACTGGTTTAGCTTTGGCCTAGGCTAAGACCTAAGCTTATGAAGTACATTAGATTTAAGCTTAGACTAAGCTTCGGCTTAAATTAAGGACAAACTTAAGCTCCACCAGTTATTGGAGTTGTATGCTTTCTGTAAGGGTCTTCGATTGTGAAGAAGGAGCCTTTTAATAGCCAAAGCGGAGGCCAGGGATTCGAAAAGGCCTCACCTTGTCTGGCACAACTTTCAAACAGTTAGTTGTAATAGCACTTTGTTTCTGACCGTCCACCTCTTCTCCGTCTTAAAAGAAATACTCTGAGGTTTTGAAGTCAGCCAGGCTTAATCACTTTTACTAAACGTGAATGGTTGATCATGaatgaaacaaagaaaactaTTTTGGAGTTTTCGGCTAAAGATATCACTATTTCTCGATTGAGAAAaattcaatttgattttgaaaaagtagTGGAACAACCGGGTTAGAAAGATGTCTAAAATGCGGTAATAATGTGAACTTGTCGTCCTTGCTTAACATCACTGCTTTGCCAAGCTCGCACACTGCGTGACCGGTCCTTCTAAACTTAACAGTCTCTCCCCGGGCTCCAGCGTCGACGAGTTCTTCGAGCGCACCAAGTCCATACCGACGATCGTAACGCCAGACGGCTACGTGGAGTGGAACTTCCCCGCTATTCTCAAGTCCTCGTGCCAGATCGACACGCTGCTCTTCCCATTCGACATCCAGCGATGTGCGCTGGTGTTCGCTTCGTGGGTGTTCACCATTACTGACATAGAGTTGTATAAGGACAAcgagcaaaaacaaaacctgagTGCCTACTTCGTGCCGAATGGAGTATGGGAAATGAGCGAGGTAATGTAAAAGAGGGATTTTAATCAAGAGGCACTCGTTGTTAACACGTTGAGGCAATCACCCCCACAAGTACTACTTTAGCCCCTGTCATGGCGGCCGGAAAAATGCTTTAGGAAGTGCGTTCCGCGTTGTGCAAAGGgtctataaaccggcctttaacgtcccatccgaaagacgaagTAATGATGGTAAAGTGTCTTATTTTGCTAACAGACAcggtcacgaccaggactcgaacccacactctactgatcagagtTTCAGAGAGTtgcagggacaaaggaaataacAAGATATCGaaacgaaaacgaaaacgagaacgataaaaatgcacgctcttgattggttgaattgctccacgcagaatacgcccacgctcatcaTTCAActaatcgagggcgtgcatttttatcgttatcgttttcgttctcgttatcgggcctgtgtgaccgggcctttagtccCACACAGCCTGAGAAGAACATCAAAGGTTCTCCACAAATCATAATGCACTTTCTACAGCCTTTATGACAAGACCATAATTCTTGACAATTGATTCCTTGTCAAATGGCAGGTGAAAGTAGAAGAGGCCAACGTGGACTACCCTTGCTGTCCCGATCCTTTCGCTCAGGTCGTCTTCTACCTGGTACTCTGCCGCCGACCTCTCTTCTACATCATCAGCATCATCCTACCAGCGGTTCTTCTTGCTGTCATCTGTCTTGCTGTCTACATCTTACCCCCTGACTCCGGGGAGAAGATCTCACTAGGTGTGACCACCCTTTTGGCGCTCATCCTGTTTCAGGAGCTGATTGGTGGGTCGTTACCGCCCTCTTCTGATAGAACACCAATCATAAGTAAGTATAGAGTAGACTGGTCCCTTGGTCGTATCCGCAAGGATAAGGACATCGGGTTTATATGTACGTATACACAATCACATATACGTCGgatttaactgtgaatctcAAGGACCATGAAGACCATGTGAAATGGAtacgaggtcaaaggtgattctAGACGTGAGCTGATAGGCAAATCTCTTGCGTAAATCGTTTACGTAGTTCTAAGCATGCGCGCATCATCGAGAACAAGTTTTTGTTCAaggaaatgttgttgtttttgttaataaatattttcaCAAATTGCTTTCTTTGTTAGGTTTCTTCTTCACCCCCATGGTGGTCATCAGTTGCACATCGGTCCTGTGCAGTGTGGTCATCCTTAATCTCCACCACCGAGGTAGCCACAAGCCAGTACCACGATGGCTAAGGCATTTCACCTTCCGTTGCCTTGCCCCCATCCTATGCTACCACCGTGGCCCCGAGACCCTCTACGTCTTCAATAACAACTGCCCCACCAGATCATCTACAATCATTGAATCATGGCCTCGCACGTCTGCGCACAACATACGTGAGTCCTCATCAGACGGGCCGGTATCACCACAGTCTGGTCACTGCAGTGGTGAACACACGCGTAGTAACGGTGATAACAGCCATGGTGATGGGGAAACCATACACATGAACAGTTTCTGTGACCACACCAACGGGAAGCAGTGTTGCCACGACCGGTGCGTCGGGGAACTTGTATCCACACTAGAGAAGCTTCACGCCGTTCGGGAAGGGTCCTCAAAGACTGGTGACGAGACGAATGAACGGACCGTGAGTGAGTGGCAAGAGGTTGCGATAATTCTCAACAGGCTTATGCTACTCATTTCCGTCGTCACCATGTTTTCATCAATAACCCTCACCATAACATTGTTCCTTATCAATGGACTCATGCCTAAGGAGTGAAACAGCACTCTTAGAATTAGTAAATTTcttatttaatttgtattattgATTTAATTAAACGTGACTTATACAACATCGTACAAAAGTATCTGGGCggaatttcaaagagctgcttacaGCAGAAGATAGTACTAAACGATTCCACgctttagcagaaatgagcaggataccagtcaaaatcGCACATGTATGTGTCTGATTCCACAGGAATGTTACATAGTATCCACCCAGATCCAGATCCATggtatgttggctggtaaccctactccggtaagcataattatattgtgcttagctactttgtgtgcttaagcggttctataaaattgagcccactgaaattgagccaaattttatagcgctgctaTGCTTAAACTCTGAGCAATTCGTGCTTTCTGTtgcaaaacaatttgctaaggtgtaacagtttcaaatgtaaagcaagaaaattaggccaTTTGCCTTCAGTattggatttgcattgtgacgtcattcattttcatgcaGTAAGCGCAGGAAGCTTAGCATcctttttcgtgtgcttacggttagcagcgcttaGAAagagaaatcgcacagtaagcacaaaatcggccggttagcagctttatgaaattaggtccggatttgaaccagggaagGGTTCGTGTGGGCCATACTCGTGTCTGTGTCAGCTTGACCCTTTTTGATGTCAACAACCCGAAATCAGAGTCAACACTCTTCACTGACGCAGATCCCGGGTCATTGACCCCCAAAACGGGTCATGCTAATGGTCCATACGACTCTTACCTGTATCAATTCTGgaacttttaaaatatgtatAATATTTCAGTGTGTTCTAATGTATTAAAGTAAATAAGTAATCATAAAAATGGCCGTCGGCTGTGACTACACTCGGCGTTGCTACGAGCCGTCTTCTATGCTGCCTTTTTCTACTATTCCCATCCAAAGAAGCCACAAGTCTATTCGCGTGTTATCATTTGTGTTCCCTTCGTTGCACTAAACACAAAATGTAGGTTTGATAGTCCCCCATGTTGCACCAATGTGAAATTATGATGTAGGAGGAAGATTTACAAGAGAGGGGGCGCTCTACGCATTTCGCCGCGTGGGGAACGGAATCTCGCGGAGACAGAATCTAATGCCACACCAGTGTGATTCTGTCCCCCTGAGATGCTAGCTGTCCTCCACACGGCGAGCTGTGTACAAACATCTTCTGAAAGCACCCTATGACACTGATATCTTCCAGCGGCTTACCCTTTACACAAACAGTACCCAACCTGCTGGTCATTTCAATTCTCCCCAAGCATACTTCAAACGATTgctgtttttcagttttcatgGAGTTTGGATACTCTCCTAGTCTCCTGTAGTTCAACAAGTCTTGATTTCAGATCTATCTCTATTATGCTCAGAGGCATCGAAAAGGTGCTTCAGTATTAATTAGAAACTCGagtattattttttgaaaaaaattgtaatgaCTGTATTCGTTACACCTGTGCTTTAAGCCTAATGACTTTTTAAAGGATGTACAAATCATTGGTAGTGAAAGTCAAATTTACACAGCAGTTAACACATTTTTTGTAATGAAATTATCATTACATTTTTAgacaaaatattagtttttatCTCGCGAGTCCCTTgttaaaacagtgaaaatatGAAGGTGTTTTCACCATTTTTGTCTcgtgactccgatgaccgattgagttttTAAACTTTCATCTTTGAAGGACATttgtatgtattattattaggtCACACATGTGGATACTGGTTTAGTGACGTTACTATAGGAGACTTtttagaacgctaggtggcagcaaagtTACCATTTCAGTTTCCATTACGTTGTTCTAAGCACGCGCACATCCAAGAGCAACGGATTTACCtagtatgtctgctgccacctagcgtccaaaacGTCAACCATTTACCAATACTGTACCATTTGAATGTACCATAAACCGTTTGTCAATAGAACTTTTTCacggtgcggccatcttgattttgttCACTCAAGTTCACgttaaccaaaccgaggctacaagtagaaatagtctggttccttatTGCGCTGAACTATGATTCATTGATGATTTATACAGGGAATATTTTTTCCAATTTTGGaaacatgataaaggtctatgatATGAGACTTTGGaacggccatcttgattttgttCACTAAAATTCACgttaaccaaaccgaggctacaagtagaaatagtctggttctttaTTGCGCTGAACTATGATTCATTGATGATTTATACAGGGAACATTTTCCAATTCTGGaaacatgataaaggtctatgatGTGAGACTTTAGAacactagatggcagcagacttgtaAATGTctataagccacttcggaatgtcaggGGCGCACGTCTGTTACTGCTGCTACtgacaatacccgctggtattgtcaaaaggtttaTGGGAGATAAACAAAATCCGTTGTCAGCAgcaacagacatgcgcagctgacattccgaagtggcttattgtAAACGTAGTTTTGAGCAAGAAGTGCACATAACAACGAGGAATGGGTTTTGccaggtaagtctgctgccgcaTTGcgtctagacttgtggacaagtcgttaaatcggcccacgCGCTCAGATAGTCTAGTTGTGGCGgagctctcgcgagatcactgctctcgcgcgaactgatggctccccgatttctacTCCTCatcgagatcactgctctcgtgcgacctgatggctccccgatttctacTCTATGAGGAgtagaaatcggggagccatcagttcgcgcgagagcagtgatctcgggGGAGctccgccacaactcgactatctcgcGTGGGCCGATTTACCGACTTATCCACGTCTACATTGCGTCCCAAATGTCACTCATTGTCATGTTGGTGTTTAATACTGTGTGGTTGCAAATTAAGATTGTGGATTGAATGTAAAACCAGTGGTGCCTGTCGCTAATAATGAAAGGCTTGAAACTCTTATAAAGCAAGACTTTTGATGACGTTAGGTCTCGCCAAGTAATTCTGGCAAAATGTTTATAATCATGTGCCCCTGGTCGGCAAagtttaaatacttttttttattgcttttaCGTAGACCACTTTGCTTAGTTGTTATGTGATCAacgggctgatttcacaaagaaatctGGCAGCAGACGAACTAGGTGTACATAAAGTAGTTTTAGTATTTAAACAAGTAGTTATTTGGAATGTAAGTGGACTGATTAGTGTTTTCAGCCCTAATTTTGGTTTTCCAACATGTTTACTACCAAAAAGTGCCCTAATAGACCCTTCGCATTGGCCgacatctttgatgaaacgcaTGCGTGAAAGGCGTACACGTGTTCACTTTTCCATTGtgttacatcaaagatggcggtcaatgacgtcacgtGCAATCCATTTATTGCCAATTTTAATTAGCTTTTTGCAGATGGTGGGACACCACAGGAGTGCACTCCTGTTCAATTTGGGTGCATAAGATTGTCCACTTTAACATCTATAAATGCCTTCGAGTGCGAGCACCGTTTCTTATAAACAATCTGTGCACATCCCGCGTGTATTTTGAACATTGGATGGGACCTTTTAAATTGCGtgagtttgtttcattttacgCGTTAGAGCAATAGGCCCACATGGGACCAAAGTGATCCAGTGTTCAAAATACGCCCGAGACTTGCTTTGAATGAGAGCAATGACCAAAATAATGGGAATTTCTGCTTGATAAACCAAGTGTACGCTCTGCAAGATAATTATATCCCATACGTGTAATATTGAAGTGTTAAGGAAATGATAATTATAGTTAGTGTTGAGATTATTTCTAGGAATCATGACAAGGGGCAATGACCCAGCTCTTTAGCTGGTTCACCGTTTTCCAATTTCAAATGTATTAAGAATTCAGTTGAACTGAAACTACTGAGAAGATtactgttaaagacagtggacactattagtaattgtcaaagtgcagtcttctcacttggtgtatctcaacatatgcataaaataacaaacctgtgaaattttgagctcgatcggtcaacggagttgcgagataactatgaaagaaaaaacacccttgtcacacgaagttgtgtgctttcagatgcttgatttcgagacctcaagttctaaacttgaggtctcgaaatcaaattcatggaaaattacttctttctcgaaaactagatcacttcagagggagctgtttctcacaatgttttataccatcaacctctccccattactcgtttccaagtaaggttttatgccaataattattttgagtaattaccaatagtgtccactgcctttaacataacaagttgttttttataaatttgggGAGTCAGTCTTTTGCAATTCGCCTTTTTGTTGTTCACTGTGCTGTAAAATATTTACTTCCAAGTCCTATATTTGCTGTGTTGGCTTAAAGGCCGGGGATTTTTTAGGGCgaatacaaaatttgaaaactcaTTAAACCTATTCAAGCAACTTAAAACGTATTAATATTTATGATTAATAATGTAGGATAGGCCCATATGTAGATATACCCCCGTAATTGGCAACGTGCAGAACTAAATAAAATTGTCACATTTTGTGTTTCGTGTAAAAACTTTCTTAATGTCTCTTTATTTGTGTTTTCTGAAAATAATCGCACATGTGATGACAGATCCATCTGATGATGACGTAAAACGTTCCTTCACGACGTAGGCTCCAGCTATACGCCTCTATTAATatacatgacgtcataattcttacccaaaatgaggctatgggcgcgcTTCCCCCATCACAGTGATTTAAAATGAATACTAATGCTTTGCAAAATCGCACCAGTGCGCGGTAGGCCTGCTCTAGCGGATCCGCGCGTAGCGCGGACTCCCGCTAGTGTCAAAAAACTTCGATGCCTTTATTCaccacttgagggcgctagGCAACAATAACAGTCTGGATTCCATTTGAAACAGAATGGTTGTGGAAATTGAGAGATTTTTCGGCTGTTATTTACTTCTGAATATTAATCCTGACTTTAAAGACCGAACCTACATTGGTTACACTGTAGACCCTAGAAGAAGGATTGGACAGCATAATAAAGGGAAGCAATTTGGAGGAGCTAAACGCACTCATGGACGAGGACCATGGTAAGTTGAATTTTTTCGAGACGTCGAGTGCGTTGAGTGAGTTGTTTGGTGCAGACTTTGAAACCTTGCGGTTGCGCAAACTTCAGCCTCCTCTGAGCGCGCAGAATTGATGGCCCTAATTTAATTTGTGATTGTGAATAAGCCTGCGCACCAGATATTCCACGCAAATTGCAAGCCTTGCGCAAATTCGGTGCTgtcaaaaacatctttttttttaccgcCTGTTGCAGTGTCGAACCATGAATCAAAAGTCATTTATATGCAactttgtatacattttattccacatactttttaaaaaagaatccttgaaaattaaaaacataaaagggGTCTTGAATAATTTAGAATTAGAATTAAATTAAACCAAATAACTATTATAATAAGtcaaaacagccatgtgatcCATTCATTTCAGGAACTGGGCAAGCAAGCCTAAatttagttgcaataacgtaaccctcctcccgccgTTGGGACTCCTaatgggaggagggttatgttatcgcaactagcttAAATTTAATACACGGCACCCTCACATCAGGTAATTTTATGCCGTGCAGTTCATGTGCTTGATACTTGATAATGATAGTTATCCTCCTGAAACTTCAACTGGTAAACTTTACAAGGAGGTCAGTAGAGCGtcgtttaatttattttattttttgtcaagCTTGACGAAATGTAGCGCCCAAACTTCATCCACACACGCAAATTTGCCGTACGCAAATTTCACTCTCAAAGGCCATCTTGAAGATTGCATGTGCCTTGCGCTGGTGGCTAGTTTGCGGTAAATCCCACCTTGAAACCGTGTACATTTAATGtaatgtggacattgtgttttgtgtcaacctacaaaaagtacccagaccctataaaggcagtggacactattggtaattactcaaaataattattagcataaaaccttacttggtgacgagtaatggggagaggttgatagtataaaacattgtgagaaacagctccctctgaactgaggtagttttcgagaaagaagtaattttccacgaatttgatttcgagacctcagatttagaatttgaggtctcgaaatcaaccatttaaaaagcacaaaacttcatgtgacaagggtgtttttttctttcatatttatttgCAACTCCGTGAACCAgtcaagttcaaattttcacaggtttgttattttatgcatatgttacgatacaccaagtgagaagactggtctttgacaattaccaattgtgtccactgtctttaaagtgtcacagaaatttgtgattttttatattaattttgttcttcctCAGGGAAATGGTTCTCATTGTGTACGGCTTTCCGAATAACATCTCAGCATTAAAGGTGAGTCCAATCttgttgcgataacgtaaccctcctcccgactaCGAAGCCAAATGGTAATGAGAGTATTGTCACAAAACGGGAATTCGATCCAACACATACAAATTTGACAGCtggtcaccagatttgcccaaTTTTCACCAGATCTTTaccactttttaaaaaaacatgacgCAGTTTCTAAGAACACAAGCCTTCCCTAAATTGCAATTAGTCTGACCGATGGTAATTCAGGCCTCGATTAAACCACAgaacccacagcaattgctgtgatgccctgtgctattgccttggtgccctttgctattgccttggtgccctttgctattgccttggtgccctttgctattgccttggtgccctttgctattgccttggtgccctttgctattgacttggtgccctttgctattgacttggtgccctttgctattgccttggtgccctttgctattgccttggtgccctttgctattgccttggtgccctttgctattgccttggtgtcctttgctattgccttggtgccctgtgctattgccttggtgccctttgctattgccttggtgccctttgctattgccttggtgtcctttgctattgccttggtgcccttagctattgccttggtgcactttgctattgacttggtgccctttgctattgccttggtgccctttgctattgccttggtgccctgtgctattgccttggtgccctttgctattgccttggtgccctttgctattgccttggtgccctttgctattgccttggtgccctttgctattgccttggtgccctttgctattgccttggtgccctttgcaaagttccaatacaaatttacattttccttgTAGAGTACCCCAAACCAGAGGAAAATTGGTGTGCCTCTTTCAATTCAAGTTCTGGTAATTCTTAATGATTCCACAGTTTGAATGGGCGTGGCAGAAACCGAAACTCTCCCGCCGTCTCCGGCATGTTCCCGGTAAGCGCAAGGATGAGAAGCGTTTCATTTACGACCTGCGTGTTCTGTCTAACATGCTGAAGACTGCTCCATGGAGTAGGCTACCACTGACCATACAATGGCTGAAACAGGAATACATGAGGGAGTTTGAGGACGGGCTGCAGCCGCCGCCACACATGCCTATTGCATTTGGACCTGTTACTTCAATAAAGGTAGagttgctctagaattgcaaagttcTGTGATTTTGCATCGAGTCCAACGCATTTCTGAAACCatctccttaggagtatgcagcaatGGTAACCAAATGACTGCACAGATAACTAATTACTCAATCTCTTCCATTAGATGCATTcatcaaaaaagaagaaaggcTCACCGAGGAAGAAGAAAGCAAAAGATGCAGGAAGTTCCTCGGACATGTCGGAGGAAGTAAGCCAAGATGCAGCACAGAAGGAATCTGATGATATGATTAGTATGACTCAGACTGTCCATAAACGATGTGATCTCTGCATCAAACGAatacaggtaataataataagaagaagaagaacaacaaaTTCCGAAATAGCGCATTTCAAAATaactctcaatgcgctttacaatagtGCCCTGGGCATTGGggcaataacattcctttatctttctcagctccctggggagtatacaacctgggcaaccatagcgctccaaaggcttt
Above is a genomic segment from Asterias rubens chromosome 5, eAstRub1.3, whole genome shotgun sequence containing:
- the LOC117290951 gene encoding structure-specific endonuclease subunit slx1-like; the protein is MVVEIERFFGCYLLLNINPDFKDRTYIGYTVDPRRRIGQHNKGKQFGGAKRTHGRGPWEMVLIVYGFPNNISALKFEWAWQKPKLSRRLRHVPGKRKDEKRFIYDLRVLSNMLKTAPWSRLPLTIQWLKQEYMREFEDGLQPPPHMPIAFGPVTSIKMHSSKKKKGSPRKKKAKDAGSSSDMSEEVSQDAAQKESDDMISMTQTVHKRCDLCIKRIQDVESSLSCVHPACSMIVHTICLATKFLKRSSETDQLLPVDGNCPVCKNNVLWGDLIRKKQGCYSNLSASENEDSEDHWAEDLRL
- the LOC117290693 gene encoding neuronal acetylcholine receptor subunit alpha-10-like isoform X2 encodes the protein MERGRLSLSTVLMIFLLGPTQIVVVTDTVKAGTQNGEKFNKDGALLSKPKASHLLESLVGNYGPTTIRPVYNASQPTRVAIRIFVTQVIELNEREQFVQVSGLMRLKWRDEFLTWNETEYPGVQRLYVSAKDIWKPDITLYTNVDEFFERTKSIPTIVTPDGYVEWNFPAILKSSCQIDTLLFPFDIQRCALVFASWVFTITDIELYKDNEQKQNLSAYFVPNGVWEMSEVKVEEANVDYPCCPDPFAQVVFYLVLCRRPLFYIISIILPAVLLAVICLAVYILPPDSGEKISLGVTTLLALILFQELIGGSLPPSSDRTPIISFFFTPMVVISCTSVLCSVVILNLHHRGSHKPVPRWLRHFTFRCLAPILCYHRGPETLYVFNNNCPTRSSTIIESWPRTSAHNIRESSSDGPVSPQSGHCSGEHTRSNGDNSHGDGETIHMNSFCDHTNGKQCCHDRCVGELVSTLEKLHAVREGSSKTGDETNERTVSEWQEVAIILNRLMLLISVVTMFSSITLTITLFLINGLMPKE
- the LOC117290693 gene encoding neuronal acetylcholine receptor subunit alpha-10-like isoform X1, with amino-acid sequence MERGRLSLSTVLMIFLLGPTQIVVVTDTVKAGTQNGEKFNKDGALLSKPKASHLLESLVGNYGPTTIRPVYNASQPTRVAIRIFVTQVIELNEREQFVQVSGLMRLKWRDEFLTWNETEYPGVQRLYVSAKDIWKPDITLYTNLSPGSSVDEFFERTKSIPTIVTPDGYVEWNFPAILKSSCQIDTLLFPFDIQRCALVFASWVFTITDIELYKDNEQKQNLSAYFVPNGVWEMSEVKVEEANVDYPCCPDPFAQVVFYLVLCRRPLFYIISIILPAVLLAVICLAVYILPPDSGEKISLGVTTLLALILFQELIGGSLPPSSDRTPIISFFFTPMVVISCTSVLCSVVILNLHHRGSHKPVPRWLRHFTFRCLAPILCYHRGPETLYVFNNNCPTRSSTIIESWPRTSAHNIRESSSDGPVSPQSGHCSGEHTRSNGDNSHGDGETIHMNSFCDHTNGKQCCHDRCVGELVSTLEKLHAVREGSSKTGDETNERTVSEWQEVAIILNRLMLLISVVTMFSSITLTITLFLINGLMPKE
- the LOC117290693 gene encoding neuronal acetylcholine receptor subunit alpha-10-like isoform X3; this encodes MERGRLSLSTVLMIFLLGPTQIGALLSKPKASHLLESLVGNYGPTTIRPVYNASQPTRVAIRIFVTQVIELNEREQFVQVSGLMRLKWRDEFLTWNETEYPGVQRLYVSAKDIWKPDITLYTNLSPGSSVDEFFERTKSIPTIVTPDGYVEWNFPAILKSSCQIDTLLFPFDIQRCALVFASWVFTITDIELYKDNEQKQNLSAYFVPNGVWEMSEVKVEEANVDYPCCPDPFAQVVFYLVLCRRPLFYIISIILPAVLLAVICLAVYILPPDSGEKISLGVTTLLALILFQELIGGSLPPSSDRTPIISFFFTPMVVISCTSVLCSVVILNLHHRGSHKPVPRWLRHFTFRCLAPILCYHRGPETLYVFNNNCPTRSSTIIESWPRTSAHNIRESSSDGPVSPQSGHCSGEHTRSNGDNSHGDGETIHMNSFCDHTNGKQCCHDRCVGELVSTLEKLHAVREGSSKTGDETNERTVSEWQEVAIILNRLMLLISVVTMFSSITLTITLFLINGLMPKE